CCCGGACAATGCATTTAATTTCTTACAAGGTTTAGAAACATTGCATTTACGCTATCCAAAACATTGTGAGAATGCACTTGAAATTGCAAAGTACCTACAAAGCCATCCATCTGTTGAATGGGTTACTTACAATGGACTGGAAGATCATCCGTCCTATGAAGCGAGCAAGAAATACTTGAAAAATGGTGTTGGCTCAATTGTAAACTTCGGTATTAAAGGCGGACGTGAAGCGGGACGTAAAGTCATTGATAATGTGAAAATTTGGTCTCACGTTGCAAACGTTGGAGATGCGAAGTCACTTATTATCCACCCGGCTTCGACAACCCACCAGCAGTTAGGTCCTGAGGATTTGAAAAAATCAGGCGTTTCTGAAGAGTTAATCCGTCTAGCTGTAGGTTTAGAGTCGACAGAAGATATTATTGCTGACCTTGCACAAGCAATTGAAAAAGCAGTGCCAGTGGGTGCAAAGTAAGGAAATGAGAAAACAGGAGATGAGGACTTTGGTAGAGACGGGAACTGTAAACATCGGGAGATTAACGTTAGAGTCTGGGATTGTTCTCGACCAAGTCCATCTCGCTTATGAATGGGCTCGAAAAGATAATTCCCCAATCGTACTAGCTTGTCATGCTTTAACAGGGAACCATCGCACCATCGGGGATGAAGTACGCCCTGGTTGGTGGAATGGGTTAATTGGTAAGGGGAAAAGCATTGATACAGATACGTATTCAGTCATTTCTTTCAATGTGCTTGGTGGATGTAATGGGTCAACGGGACCTTTAACGCTTCATCCGCATACGAAAGAACCTTACCGGGCCAATTTCCCAGATATTACAATACGGGATATGGTCCATGCAGAAAGAAAAGCCCTTACTATTCTAGGAATTGAACGGTTGCATACCGTAATAGGCGGTTCTTTAGGCGGGATGCGCGTACTCGAATGGGGCGTTATGTACCCTGATGATATGGATTTACTCATTCCAATTGCTGTCACACCGTCCTTAAGCGCATATGGCATTGCCTTTAATTGCATTGGCTTACATGCCATTGAAAGTGATGAAGAATATGCGGGCGGTTATTATAAAGATGCGACGAAAGTAAAAGGTTTTGAAACAGCTCGAATGGCAGGAATGGTAACGTACCGTTCAGATCATTTATTTAATGAACGATTTGCACGTAAGGCATCAGAGCAAGGCGGATATGAAGTAGAATCTTATTTGCATCATGTAGGCAAAAAGATTACAGGACATTTTGATCCGAATAGTTACTGTACGTTATTGCGTGCATTAAATACGCATGATATTGGAAGAGGGCGCGGCGGTATCGCTGCAAGTGCTAAATTGATTCAAGCGAAAACCGTGTTGATTGGTTTTACACATGATTTAATTTACCCACCTGAAACGATTCGTTCATTTTCGCATCTACTGCCAGATGCATCGTTTTGTCTCATTAATTCTGAGTTTGGTCATGACGGATTTTTAACGGAATTTAACAAGTGGGGAATTTTTATTAGGCAATCTATGGAGGTGGCAACATGCCGACAATCAAAGCCGCAATACTTGG
This window of the Sporosarcina pasteurii genome carries:
- a CDS encoding homoserine O-acetyltransferase, which translates into the protein MVETGTVNIGRLTLESGIVLDQVHLAYEWARKDNSPIVLACHALTGNHRTIGDEVRPGWWNGLIGKGKSIDTDTYSVISFNVLGGCNGSTGPLTLHPHTKEPYRANFPDITIRDMVHAERKALTILGIERLHTVIGGSLGGMRVLEWGVMYPDDMDLLIPIAVTPSLSAYGIAFNCIGLHAIESDEEYAGGYYKDATKVKGFETARMAGMVTYRSDHLFNERFARKASEQGGYEVESYLHHVGKKITGHFDPNSYCTLLRALNTHDIGRGRGGIAASAKLIQAKTVLIGFTHDLIYPPETIRSFSHLLPDASFCLINSEFGHDGFLTEFNKWGIFIRQSMEVATCRQSKPQYLASVR